Sequence from the Diorhabda carinulata isolate Delta chromosome 5, icDioCari1.1, whole genome shotgun sequence genome:
CCTCTTCCTCCttaaattttttgtctttttcacAACATTCCTCTTTATGCAATTCTAAaagtttctcaaaaatatcaatagGAGGCTTTCCAGATggattttcagttatttcttgTGAAGCGGCATTCACTGCCGTGAACTGTTCTTGATTATTCAGTTGAGATAATTGCGGTTGACTTGTTTTATACCTCTTTACGGAATTCtgtaaaacatcaaaatttattaaccaataatttattttgggagttttctattaacaaaaacaattaatataataaatacttacATCTCCCTCATCACAAGTTGTTTCTAAGCtttgcatttttattaaaacaaacttttatcaACATTGAGATGACCACATAGTCCACAAGTCACCAAAAAATTGTCCTATACCTACAACATATGATAAATCCCCTGTAAAATGTGtgtatttaatttgaaaaattaattagttgggaaatgaaattcaaaatacttACTTGGACAGTATATCTATGGAATTTGTAATTTTGGACATGATCCATTGAGTGTTTCATCAAACTTGTGTGAAAGTAGGTCTGTTGATTGCTTGAGCTTGTTTTGTAAGATATTCttattttcagaattaaaattatttcattttttttcaacttaaattgGTACTATTTACATAATGACGAAAAAGAGAAAGTTATACTATAGTTTTAACTGAATCGCTATAATTATGATGTTAGTTTTATTTATGCAGTCttttcaatttatgataattaaaaGTATGAAACGTTTGAtccaatttaattattaaataaaactagCTGGTGAAATATGTATCTATAgctgaaaaaaaactttaaaggTAAATTTCAAATGTTGTGATGTCTCTGTGTTGTGTATTgtgatagaaataataaattaattcaaaatctaATATAACAAACATAGTTAGTAAAAATGGCAATGAATTTAATGTTACTATCTTATGTTTACAATAGTGTTAACCTAACCCTTCAATAATACAACAATAACAGGTAAAAACATAAATACCTGGTTCAACAAATAGTacttctatttattcatttattggCAGGAACAAATTATTtccgtatttttattttatttaaaatctgtaGAGTATTGAATATAGAGGATTCCAAATTATAAACATAGCACCATTAATCTGACAACACTGCTGTAAAAAGTGAAGATACCTTGTATCATATGCAGATAGATTGGGATCATAGTTGGGATGATACTACGGTAACATGATCAAATACCTGTTCGTCTAGAACAGGTTTATGACAATTTAAGGAAAGTAATCTTCATCGAAGAACAGCTGctatactataaaaaaatgtctgtttacattatcaatataataaagttaTTCTAAAGTTGCTCtctctattttttttcataattgaaacaAACATCAATTGGCTACAGCTACAGCACCTTTCAGTGTAAAATACACTTAACGAGGTATACTGTCATTTAATAGGTAAAACGTCACTTGTCAATTACTCTGACATGACAGCTTCTATTTTGTTTGCTTACCAGATGgccaaaataattgaagtatAGCTGTCAACATTTGTAATTACGCGCGTTAATagagtttaaatataaattaatttcttgtaacattagaaaaagagaaaatatcgATCAAGCCTAAGTGTTATGTAGTTCCGTTTTGTACAGAAAAATGCCAAATTTTTAGACTGTAACATTTAATACATGACCTGATATTGCTGTACTAGTTGTTATTTTGGAGACCTCACTCTATATTAGCGCCTCTAGTAGTGAATTTAAGAACGGTGCCCTTCATTTGATAGCCAAAAAGCTTGGAAATCAGtgaaataatttcacaaaaatatatgtcAATGTATGAATATCCAAAagaaacaattcaaatttttaaattagaacATTTGGAAGTAcgcaaacaaaattatttttccctaACGAAatgacataaataaaaaaagaagtgcgCTCTACTTATACTTTTGTCAAAATGGTCTATTTCTATTGAGTATGTAGTATTTTTATATTACCAATTATTTCATACCACACGAAAGAAATGACATTATTATTACTCTCATAACTAGTGTCAttttaaataagtaaatttttgattgttaaCTGTACATATTTATTAGCAATTGAAAAACTATCTTCAATATGATTGGTCAATTAAATGAAATCTGCGTCAAAACATCAGTTAAATAGTCACTCCTAATAAAAGAGAATGAAACCGGTATTTCTAtctctttctttcttttaatattGAGGAGTGTTGTAGAAATGGCAGCAGGggtaattttgacaatttttttcaaaatctacatCTTATTTAATCAATCCTTtgctttcaatatattttttcaattgttagaTTGATACATTTCgctaataatattatattttttttagactCTCTATACTTATCCCGATAACTTTCGGGCTGCCAAAACTCTTATTGCAGCTCAATATGCAAAAGCTGATATCAAAATTgctccaaattttgtttttggagaaactaataaaaccagtgattttttaaagaaatttccTACTGGAAAGGtaaataaacttcatttattCAAGTATAGAATTAGCTTACATAAATTCTTTTAGGTTCCAGCTTTTGAGTCAAAGGATGGTAAATACCTACAAGATACTAACGCAATAGCATATTACGTCGCAAATGATGAATTAAGAGGTAAAAATGATTACGATAGAGCACAAATATTGCAATGGATTGGTTTTGCCGAAGGAGAAATTTTACCCGTTGTATGTGCTTGGGTATTCCCCGTCTTAGGAATTTTAAAGAACGATTCTGCAAAAGACGTATGTGTTACAACTTAATTTGTTTCAGCAAGCAatcaaaagttgttttttttttcagtctttCCAGAGGGTGAAGGATGATATTAAAATTCCATTAACAATTCTCAACAGCCATTTACTAACAAGGACTTATTTAGTTGGAGAAAGAATAACTTTGGCTGATATCGTAATTGCTTGCAATCTCCTTAACGCCTATAAATATGTACTCGATCCGAGTTTCAGGAAACCTTTCGTTGCTCTTAACAGATGGTTTACAACTTTAATTAACCAACCACAATTCAAAGCAGTGCTCGGTGATGTAGTATTCTGCGATAAAGTTGCTCAACTTGGAAATTTGGATGTATCAGCTCAATCGCAAGGtaagtggaaaaaaatttacttttgaatAACTAGAAAAGTTGcaaaaacgaaatatatttcaagtagacataataattttaacttgCAATCACAAATTCAAAAGATTTTTGTGGAAAAACCTTGAAAATGTTTCACTACTTTGGGCTGATAAGCTTCCAACTGACGGTTTgtgatttttgagaaaaacctcaaaattttgaattgttttatcTCCATTATTATAAAGAATTGATTATTCATTTTTGGCACATAGTCTAGTGACATTATTACTTtgagtgaaattttattttttatatatttttatcagttaCAAGGtaaaaacttatatatttcCTTACTGTACTCGCAATACCATTGCCCTCCCTTCCAACCATGGTTTCTTTGTCCACAGAGCATTATAGATCTTGTTTTGTgtctttttacaatataaattgagttatattgtaaaaagacacaaattttttcaaaaatatcagaaCCATGTCAAACCAaggtttaattcaaaaatttgaatattctgaTTCAAGTATACAGATGAATCAACACTACTGATTTACATAAGTTATTaactgaattaatttttattgttggtTATTTATTGTGGAACATTTGTCTAAACCTACTAATGAATATCTTTGTTACAAACTTGTTCTGTcataataatttcctatttaaaattaGGCAACATTATATGAATGTAACCCAGACAGAGATACAGCCTCTTGTGTTGGGAACCATTAGGATAGGATTTGATACAAAGTGTCCCTTATTTTACCCTCCATTTATGTATTGTCTCTGATTACTTAATTTTTGTCTTACCGCTCCTAATGGGAACCAAAGTAATAGTTAAGC
This genomic interval carries:
- the LOC130893602 gene encoding elongation factor 1-gamma, with the protein product MAAGTLYTYPDNFRAAKTLIAAQYAKADIKIAPNFVFGETNKTSDFLKKFPTGKVPAFESKDGKYLQDTNAIAYYVANDELRGKNDYDRAQILQWIGFAEGEILPVVCAWVFPVLGILKNDSAKDSFQRVKDDIKIPLTILNSHLLTRTYLVGERITLADIVIACNLLNAYKYVLDPSFRKPFVALNRWFTTLINQPQFKAVLGDVVFCDKVAQLGNLDVSAQSQGKSKKKEAKKQEPKSEKKQTPKKEKEPEEELDAADAVLAAEPPSKDPFAELPKGTFNMDDFKRVYSNEEESKSIPYFWEKFDPECYSIWYSEYKYPKELTKVFMSCNLITGMQQRLDKMRKQTFASVCLFGTDNDSTISGIWVWRGQDLAFTLSPDWQIDYESYEWKKLDPKSEETKKLVEQYFSWTGTDKEGRKFNQGKIFK